The region CACCATGtccaatattttttctttaattaaataaaaaatacacacatACGCCAAAAACAGGATTGATCATTCAATTCAATTGAATagtagtatataatataataataatgatagaaacaacataataaataaataaatttatgtcgACCCAACGTGCAGTTATCTGAGTGGCCTGCTCAAACTCAATTCAATCCTTAAAAAACACAAATACAATAATCCACTTCTCTCACCTAACAAAAACATAGAggtaattccatttttggtcctagatttataggtggcattctatttttagtctttttttaaaaaaacatccacttttggtcctagtattattgtggcatgaccatttttggtccttcatcaagaaaatcattgaaatgccgttaaatacaatgacattttgatcctttttatacaaagtaggttgacccgctatattttttatgtttattttttgaaacaaaatcaaaattgaagactgaaatgctcttgttttagacgaaatttaaactgttttcttgaagaatgaccaaaaatggtcatgccacaataatactaggaccaaaagttgatgttttttaaaaaagggactaaaagtgaaatgccacatataaatctaagaccaaaaatggaattaactctaaaaacatACATACCACCTTACAGGCTAATggcttgtttggttggatgtagtttgaggggaattgcaattcattgaattacaattcagtgaatttccaaactacattgtttgattggagggaattgcaattccctcaaaatgatgaattgcaattcggtggagaggaggggcaatttattggtgtaaagacaattttgccccttctcccataccctttgttttttttaaaaaaaaaaatttgaaagaattattattatttttttaaaaataataataataataattattattattattattactactactactattactacaacataagggcattttagtcattttgtagtttcttacatttcaattccctgtactcctatttctacatACCAaactagggctgttaacgaaccgaacataaacgaacggaggttgttcgtgttcgtttgttaaggattttgaagtgttcgtgttcgtttgttaaggtttttgaaaatcctgttcgtgttcgtttgttaagcgttcgttagtgttcgttaacgttaacgaacatgttcacgaacgttaacgaacatgttcgcgaacatgttcattAACGTTGACAaacatgttcacaaacataTTCATTTACGTTCATAAACACGTTCGTGAGCACTTAATAATCAGACACCCGCACATGTTCAttaacacaatttgttcgtgaacaagaaataatctacgttcacgaacaataatcaaacaaacaacacaactacaaaactaatacaaacaaaactaatacaatttgtttgtaaacatgtatgcgaacattattaaacgaacacttaacGAGGTTGTTtgcgaacactactaaacgaacacaaacgagcttgttcacgaacactactaaacgaacacaaacgagcttgttcgcgaacacttagcaaacgagcttaccactgttcaaactatgttcgtttattaaccgagctctaaattttgtttgttaatgtttgtttaccttaataaatgaacataaacgaacgcttaccgagctcgaacacgagtagtttgtcgaaagctctgttcgctaacacccctataccaaacactgtaatttcaattcctactttattcattgaattgcaattccaccgaattacaattcttttcccccctaattccccctcccaaccaaacgcccagTAAGTGTGAGTGTGACTGACTGATAAGTTCCATCAACTATCCAATGGGAACTGAATTCAACCCCCACCCCATGGCAATTGCCAATAACTCAAGTTGCAGTCCCCACCCATCCCAAAGTGCTACTATTCAAGATTAGGGGGGTGGTCCCTCCCTACTCTGCTGCTTGCTGAATCAAACacccctccctccctccctccaaAAACCAATCAATCATGTTTTGCCCAATTCCAGTGGGCAGATGCAGAGGATGTTGTAACAACACAACCTCATGTGGCTCCTCATCATCTCTCAGTTTTGAGAGAGATAACACATTTCTATAGCTTGTCCTTTTCAACACATACCCAGAATTTGAAAGAGACATACACCTTAActcaatttcatatttttccAGATCACATGTCCCCCACACAACCTCCACATTCAAACCTCCTATGCTAACTTACTAACATACTACCATAATCCATAtcacatcaataataataataataatcagatTCCCATTTTCATAAATAGACAGTCATCCCCCCTGGTACAGACCACATATGTAAACCTTTCCAAAACTCCTtggataaaaatataaaaaaaagggCAACAAGGAGGGTAACAGATTGCAAAATCAAAGACATTAGGAAACACCTCAGGGCTCAGTCCATCACATCATCAAGTAAGGGCATGACTTCAAGCCTTGGTTCAAAGCAGAAGCCAGTAAAGAGCTGAAGAGGAAACCTCTTCGACACAGGGCATTTCACTGACCACCTCCAATGTTTCTGGTTCACATCGAAAACAAGAAGAGCTGGGGCTCCGTAACTCTGGATATATAGCAGCTCATCACTGCCACTGCTAGCAAAAACATCATCAAACTCACCAAAGCCTTGGAAGTACTTGTGTGGCATACGTGCAATCTCTTGCCACTCCTTCCCATTCAGAGCCCATATCCCAATCCCTTTTATAATATCAGGCCGGTCTGGTTTCCCAATCCCTCCCACCATTATTAACCTCTCCTTGAGGTTCATCAAGCGACCACAAGTAAGGGAACATGGCACTGGAATGAAACTCCTCATTAGTAAACCATGGGTTGATCTGCTCATGAGATTATAAGTGACTAAGCCATGACGATTGTATGGAGGACCACCTCCAGTAGAGTAGATCAAGAAGTACAAAACACCATCACATATTACGCTCTCATCCCCGCCTCTCCACCCTTCTAACGTCTCCGTGAATGGGGTTACCCACATCATTGTTTCTGAGTCATATATGTGGATGGAGAGATCCCACTGAAAGAAGTTCCCTGGAACTTGTTTAGACTTGACAATTGTGACACTGTAAGTCACAGTGTGTCTGCGAGGTTTCCTCTCAACTGAGATTGCCAATGCGCTGTAGTCAGAAAACTTAAGACCTGGAGGCTCCTCAAGCTTCTTGGAGCATTTGGTTATAGGGTTGCAAACACAGAGCTGGCTTCTACTATCGTTGTCCATAAAGCAAACTAATCCACAAGATGAAGCAATGAAGCAATTGGAGGTTTCAATACATGGGAGTTCAAAATTGTACCACTTTCTAAGGATGGAATCATAGGCATAACCAATTGGCTCATCTGAGCTTGTGAACATAAAATACCAAGGTTTTTGTGGTGGGATCTGTGAGAAATTCCATAGAAATCGCTTTGAATTCACTATCTCATGCCATCTTTTACAGACACAACCTGCCCTAAAAATGCTGGCAATGGGCAGGCAGGCAAGAATCCGTTCCAACAGATCATCAGGCAATATTAAATCAACAAGAACTGGGGTAATGGCTCTATTGCTTTCATCATTAAGTTCTGAGGATGAATCAAACTCAATAGTATCTCTTGCAATGTCATCAAAGCAATGACTGACCCATGATGTTTCTCCTTCCATAatgaaaaagatgaacaaaATCCTATACACAAGAAAAGTAATGGGGAAACAAAAAAGCCTTTGCATCAACCactgatatattttattaaaaaaaaaagaagaagaagaagaagaaagtaagATCCATTGGATTAAATAAGCTATCTTATAATCATGAGATAAGCCAGCTGATCAAATCCAGAGATAGTAATGGCAGTATTGTTAGTTCCATTAAAACAATTAGAAAATGTAAACCTTAAATGATATGTAATGGCAGTATTGTTACAACTTTGCtaaatttaaaggaaaaaaaaaaaaaggaagttcTTGGTGCCATTGGAATATAAGCCCAACAGGAGTCCTTACAATAGGAATACAGAGATAGTGCACATCAGTTCAGCCATAACCAAAGCACAACCCCCACAGACATTTTGATGCTATATAACTAGTTCCTTAACAGCACATATGTTCTGAATGCTACCAAGAATTAAACATCTTCAAACTCAAAAAGAGAGCTGAAATCTTCAATTAAATGTGTAGAAAGGTTAATGCCATTAAAAAAGGTCTGTGACCATATTTACAGACTCAATTGCAGAATTGTGCCTGACTCCCCCCACCCACCTCACCCCAAAAAAAAGTCCCATTTCTGGATTCCAAGCATAGCAGAAACAAAAGAGCAAAAAAGAAAAACGCAAACTGCTTGCTTCTgaccatatatattataaatgcaTCTAAAGAGCTATCATATGATGTGATAAACAAAATAGCAGCAATTGTTTTAGCAAAATTTGCACTCTATCTCGCTCGTATTGATTAATCTAAAAAGCCCACCACTTTCGCAGCTAAAATAGATCATATACTGCACTCCATCGAAAGTATATAGATCAGTAAAACTCATATGATTGCCTATTAATCAACTAAAAGGAATTGTCAGGCAAGCAGATCTTGAAATTACCAAAAAACCATATTAGAAAGAAAGCACGACACAAAAAAAGAGCAACAAATCATCCATGGCGGAATCAAATAAAAATCGTACCTTTACTGCTCAACCAATTCCCAAGACTTCCAGTCTCTCCAGACTGGTGAAATTATTATGAGAGAAATTTGAAGGGCTAGTGGTTTATCCAAAATACAAGATGGGTATTACATATCAATCATCAAAAGATGGCGAATGTGCATAATTGGTGAAAGTATAGATTTATGTATGAAGATATAGAAGAAGCCAAGAGGTAGGGGTCCCCGAGTAGGAAGGGTGTTCTGGGCTTGTCTTCTTAGGTGATTTCTGTAGCTAAAATGACAGGCGGAGGAATGAAACAGAGGCGGCTTTGTTAGATAGGGCTGGGGGAGAGGAGCTGAGGAGGCCACTGTCAACAAGGAACTTGATGGACAATGGATATTAATGTCATTGTGAGAGCTCTacccttcttttcttttctaatttGCTTAAATATTTCCAAATACTTGTTTTTCTctatataattagaaattagaaataaaaagtaaaagcaAAATAAATGTAATGAACCTTGGTGAAGCAaaatattatagatttataaaaataactcTATCCAAACGTTGTGTAGAAGTAGAACTAACACATGAAGATTTTGAAGGAAGTTGAGCAGAGTTAGCATTCAGTTGTCAAGGTTCGAGTAGTTAttttggatttgatttgcaccctcACTTGTGGGTGGGAGAGCACCTGTATAATATACAATTGAATATACTTCTAAAATTAAAGACTCTTGTATAGTAGTTCAAATCCCTTTGTTTTTCTGATGTGGGACAAAGGCTACATTTAAGCCACctcattttccaactcaaatatGTATCTATTCTCAAAAGCACAAAGAATTAATATCGTCTCCATTGAGGTGAGGACTCACCTCCTTCTATATGAAAGTGCattcgggtgccactagaccacaatgtcttttttctcttttcagtATATCTAAATAAGGTGTGcttttgccaaagaccttgtgatctagtgacacCCGATTACACCCCACATGAGaggggtgagttcgagcctcagtggaggctttgtgcttcatttacttgagaaagtaattatgaacagatacaacactgtaacatagtcaatagtactcaaaaaataaaataataataaggtgtgctttcaaaaaaaaaaaaaaaaaaaaaaaagaggtgtTAATAGGTACatatgagaaaaaatatatgagtcttgagttttttttttttaaataaaattaattatatgtattcATTACGGGTCAATAATTGATCTCTTACTTATGatttgttattaattattatgataccATCAAAATAAATCATTTCAATGATATTAGAGCAACTCACAAAGTGTTAATGGTATCAAAGCCACTTATTACAAAgtcattaatcaaaatatttagtattatattagATTTACAACAGGAAACAATGCTTCATAACCTAACATTTATTGTGTTGGTAATAGTTGAACATAAACaaatttatacggagtaataattacaACTAAGACTAAAACTGCTAAATTAAGGCTTTTGGTTGTCACATTGTGAaattatattagtatttataattattatatgtttgtaattattattattctattattattattggtgcaTTATAATAGCTCCAAAAGCCAAATCATATCTTTAACAAagtattttaattatgtttcaatCTTTCATTTGACAGTCTAGAATTGATGTCCACTTTATTCCTTGCCTTTAATTACTTTACATGCATGCAGATTGCAGATGCTATGTAAACATAAATCAACTAATTAATATGCTTGCATGAATGAATAAAATGCATCCAACCAATCAGATTCACTAGGATTAATCCCTAGCTTCAACGGggtatatataaaaagtacaaggtttatgatttaaatttgcaattatatatatatatatatatatatatatatatatatatatatatataNtatatatatatatatatatatatatatatatatatatatatatataattgcaaatttaaatcataaaccttgtactttttatatataccCCGTTGAAGCTAGGGATTAATCCTAGTGAATCTGATTGGTTGGATGCATTTTATTCATTCATGCAAGCATATTAATTAGTTGATTTATGTTTACATAGCATCTGCAATCTGCATGCATGTAAAGTAATTAAAGGCAAGGAATAAAGTGGACATCAATTCTAGACTGTCAAATGAAAGattgaaacataattaaaatactTTGTTAAAGATATGATTTGGCTTTTGGAGCTATTATAAtgcaccaataataataatagaataataataattacaaacatataataattataaatactaatataattTCACAATGTGACAACCAAAAGCCTTAATTTAGCAGTTTTAGTCTTAGTtgtaattattactccgtataaatttGTTTATGTTCAACTATTACCAACACAATAAATGTTAGGTTATGAAGCATTGTTTCCTGTTGTAAATctaatataatactaaatattttgattaatgacTTTGTAATAAGTGGCTTTGATACCATTAACACTTTGTGAGTTGCTCTAATATCATTGAAATGATTTATTTTGATGGTATCATATATGATACCATCAAAATAAATCATTTCAATGATATTAGAGCAACTCACAAAGtgttaatggaaaaaaaaaaaaaaaaaaaaaaagaagaggtgTTAATAGGTACatatgagaaaaaatatatgagtcttgagttttttttttttaaataaaattaattatatgtattcATTACGGGTCAATAATTGATCTCTTACTTATGatttgttattaattattatgataccATCAAAATAAATCATTTCAATGATATTAGAGCAACTCACAAAGTGTTAATGGTATCAAAGCCACTTATTACAAAgtcattaatcaaaatatttagtattatattagATTTACAACAGGAAACAATGCTTCATAACCTAACATTTATTGTGTTGGTAATAGTTGAACATAAACaaatttatacggagtaataattacaACTAAGACTAAAACTGCTAAATTAAGGCTTTTGGTTGTCACATTGTGAaattatattagtatttataattattatatgtttgtaattattattattctattattattattggtgcaTTATAATAGCTCCAAAAGCCAAATCATATCTTTAACAAagtattttaattatgtttcaatCTTTCATTTGACAGTCTAGAATTGATGTCCACTTTATTCCTTGCCTTTAATTACTTTACATGCATGCAGATTGCAGATGCTATGTAAACATAAATCAACTAATTAATATGCTTGCATGAATGAATAAAATGCATCCAACCAATCAGATTCACTAGGATTAATCCCTAGCTTCAACGGggtatatataaaaagtacaaggtttatgatttaaatttgcaattatatatatatatatatatatatatatatatatatatatatatataattttaattaattaacaattatgactaggaaaattaaaataaaagctaAGCAAGGCATGAAATAGAAAATGCATGTTACAACGTGCCTTTTGTTGTGGTAGCCTGAAAAAGCATATCATGCATGCACTTGTGATGTGAGTATATCATGCATGCATCAAGggattgctttgttttttttttttttttttttttttttggttagatcACACATTTTTTCAGTTAGGGTACACAAGACTCTTACATATTGAAACTATAGTAAAACATCAATCAAATGATGACAAAACACTCCCTCATAAATTTTAAggtaaatgcatctaaaaactCGATCCAACACAAAATCTCTGGTTAATTAAGCTGATTGTTGTTTGAACATgcaatattttgtttattttattgttttcatttggtaattaattaaatacaatgAGAGGgtgagaattgaattgaagatataaaatatatatttataatggaAATGGAATGGAGCTGGAGGGGTATTGGATCCATGGAAGTGGCATTGACTTTGGGtggaaaaagaaacaaaaaagggTGTACGTGTTAGTTGCATTGTAAGCAAGCAAAGGAAAAGGAGTGAAAAGCACACAATTGAAGCAAGGTGATTAGTGGGGAGGCCACTATAGTATAGTAATAGTATACAAATGTAAAGTTGGTAACCCCTCTTGCCagccaacttttttttttttttgggtgcataTTGGCCGACTCCTCCTGACTCAGTTCTCACTTTGTGCTGCCTGCCTGCATGTGCTAGCTACCACCTGCCATGCCCTCCTATACTCAAGCACAAtaatactattaatattattatttcccaTTCTTTCTTTGGTGTAATTATCGTTAACATACTTTACATTAAAATCTTAAATGACAGTcataaattacatatattatgtcatcataaatataatttaatttatacagACTCAAAATCGTAGCACATACACAATTTAATATGACTGACATGTAGTGCAGTGTAAAtacaattgtatatatattatataagtgGTGGTTGGAAGTGTAGGTGTGCAAGTAAGGGCAGGTATAAGCAAAGTAGAGTAGTGATTATTATTAAGCATAggatgtatatatgtgtgattGAGACGGATGAGAGTATTTGGTGGTTGTGATATGCGGGGTCTTTCCCAGATATGGTTGCTTCATCACTATATACTAATAATCTCCGATCcatctttattaatttgtttgcTTTGGCATGCCGGCCTGGCCTGCCTAGCCGCCTTCTCCATTTTGTGTTGATTTGATGGGTGGCCTGCCCTGCCCGGggattttaatttattgccCACTCAAATCACTTCACCTTTCTCAGTAGCTGACTAGCTGTGCTTAATTATTATGCATTAAAC is a window of Ipomoea triloba cultivar NCNSP0323 chromosome 11, ASM357664v1 DNA encoding:
- the LOC115997195 gene encoding F-box/kelch-repeat protein At3g61590-like translates to MEGETSWVSHCFDDIARDTIEFDSSSELNDESNRAITPVLVDLILPDDLLERILACLPIASIFRAGCVCKRWHEIVNSKRFLWNFSQIPPQKPWYFMFTSSDEPIGYAYDSILRKWYNFELPCIETSNCFIASSCGLVCFMDNDSRSQLCVCNPITKCSKKLEEPPGLKFSDYSALAISVERKPRRHTVTYSVTIVKSKQVPGNFFQWDLSIHIYDSETMMWVTPFTETLEGWRGGDESVICDGVLYFLIYSTGGGPPYNRHGLVTYNLMSRSTHGLLMRSFIPVPCSLTCGRLMNLKERLIMVGGIGKPDRPDIIKGIGIWALNGKEWQEIARMPHKYFQGFGEFDDVFASSGSDELLYIQSYGAPALLVFDVNQKHWRWSVKCPVSKRFPLQLFTGFCFEPRLEVMPLLDDVMD